One Drosophila santomea strain STO CAGO 1482 chromosome X, Prin_Dsan_1.1, whole genome shotgun sequence DNA segment encodes these proteins:
- the LOC120457138 gene encoding uncharacterized protein LOC120457138 isoform X8, which translates to MLHNNAPWLPPHQQQQQQQAPQQHPTPQQHNAMPQQQQTHPAQQQQQQQQLYASQMFQQQQPNYWPEDQHQQQQPQQQQQPQQSLNYNNYFAGQQQQQQHPLQQQQLPPQQQQPTQQQHAIQQQLYYPTHQQPQVPAPAEPALDSFDNNNSGGGGGGGRSDGWGDWGDWNDNSNNNISNGTESLLEPTGQLLEDSFNVQSSQGSWQAFATSNNVNNNGELPSAADPQPAPLQQQSFNEQSTPLLHQQPQSPPELGQEHELDAIVPPQAFQNQPPTVAPPPTSLTAFSAPMTAVGSPMYASAHSAGVGASPAPPTAVGAPPAHLTGVGAPPAHLAGLGASPAPPTGVVVPPAHLAGVEASPAPPAGVGAPPAPLIGVGAPPVGAPPVDATTIAPPAALPPSLAPSSGNPFKRSTGLNKRVNIMVDPAAGAPSPPAPAAMAPVAPLAAIPPPAEQLFGLPAEAHGDSFNLLAAPPVEASLVAPLSAAIPAPIPVPTASLYAPPAVPQAFTHLEPDNQEVLSAPNDERAQYLQTSHLSEQLGEGEADQDAGLLPPPGLSRLVLGQPELDSQQQRQVTGATEQPPLNVAQAAALHMQERRADGEDTSDGEQQVRNIQTPPRRVVTGVETNAPSLREQREVVLDGENLEDREAIPPPTLAEQPTTSVHHNILPDEPEQLHHNNPPQAMTPLNPQQPHQQQPLLQQQHQQHATTQQEKKRTAVGRRTTASLDLESDESDEFLQSERERDRERERRDLMEERQGRGRSHGHYPYEGETEDSVRGATHHETKSLRETHHKRNHESTRSRRHQDSKVERERERDRERDRTWRRRSNKYHSGGEDPDRSYDHSRRYNNSNYDGESDNPEYSHLGDAELDGSGGRSSKTSRHRRSAAEEDFDDYERDRNRSRRSTKPQSSAEKSRSSGGRRNYENTGRGARTDDGRRRYQDQRNPGAQYPVSATGYVPYGMYEQMSRNPQVYADMYAKFYGQMINSMNAAVTAAASKGGVPAGAGVIPGLVPGTVPVSSAQLVAATSGGSVSGSSDAAMLRERERYTHAYITQANEFHRHQYKELIYQQQQQQQLQQQQQQQQQREDQLNSSFSVAEDNASYYGSRGGSIYNQYQSYPLSSARSLSNLNGDGRNSRCGPHYAGSECGLDIRAAAEAAPSTYGGVAGTAGTVTNNAVARPPRRRTPLQFNRPHLVASYAMSLLLKVKPKYAGRGRLRNDVEVAPPRIRDGTSSLLRMYPGPLQGRKLHKDKIISFCKEQIRLGPTKGCTALYATQKKPQGSVSKYRASHALMWHLLILLLRQNGYIADTDVGDLLLENQQEYPYDPSEFEPENEPDVDAEQDVAAPADKAGDSDMDSESAAGVTPAEPLAAGTATSSSNGADAANAAQTGQTPLSEQAATDKFRSYVLRGNVEEALQWAADNNLWTHAFFLALYEDRYALTDVAQKFLNRAIKANDPLQTLYQMKSCHTPACVSQLRDEQWGDWRSHLSILVTNKSRQPEYDRSSVVALGDTLFQRGDIYAAHFCYLVAQEEFGRYDSSATELTTLTANVPRLILLGSSHYKHFNEFASNEAIIMTEIYEYARSLFDPKFSIAHFQHYKFLLATRILDYGQHFRCTNYLEQIARHIELKPESYDSDFIQRVCGLAERLRYHDPILINRVSFASPPNATSKDSAAPEEKAWLRQLRSLANVQPQQEQVQQLQQNQQIQQEQNDIDQQFAEVNKQFRELNMQYESHSNIENTLQSQLQPVDQQAPQQQQVLSEAHQQPPPPQQYYEPPPQAPTETDPYGQGQPSYYDPNAGQHQYDPNAGQLHYDPNAAHHQYDQQPQAQPTPSYGQIEPGTEAYHPGQTTADPAAAASGYGYDYWSGTQQPPYGDELQQQQQHQQQYLLSLINY; encoded by the exons ATGTTGCACAACAATGCGCCCTGGCTGCCaccgcatcagcagcagcagcagcaacaggcgcCGCAGCAACATCCTACTCCCCAGCAGCACAATGCAATgccccaacagcagcaaactCATCCtgcccagcaacagcagcagcagcagcagctctaTGCCAGCCAAATGttccagcaacagcagccaaatTATTGGCCAGAGGatcagcaccaacagcagcaaccgcagcagcagcagcagccgcaacaatCTCTGAACTACAATAACTACTTTGcgggacagcagcagcagcagcaacatcctttgcagcagcagcaactgccaccgcaacagcaacagcctacgcagcagcaacacgcTATCCAGCAGCAACTGTATTATCCCACTCACCAGCAGCCACAAGTCCCGGCTCCAGCGGAACCAGCTCTGGACTCGTTTGACAACAATAAtagcggaggaggaggtggtggcggCCGGAGCGATGGCTGGGGTGATTGGGGCGATTGGAACgacaatagcaacaacaatattaGCAACGGCACCGAAAGCCTGTTAGAGCCAACTGGACAACTGCTGGAGGATTCCTTCAATGTGCAATCCTCGCAAGGCAGTTGGCAGGCGTTTGCCACCAGCAATAATGTCAATAACAATGGCGAGCTGCCCTCAGCAGCGGATCCGCAGCCAGCGCCCTTGCAACAACAGTCATTCAATGAGCAATCGACACCTTTGTTGCACCAGCAGCCACAATCGCCGCCGGAACTGGGGCAGGAACACGAACTGGATGCCATTGTGCCTCCCCAGGCTTTCCAAAACCAACCACCAACCgtagcaccaccaccaacatcACTGACTGCGTTCTCCGCACCAATGACTGCTGTGGGATCGCCAATGTATGCTTCTGCACATAGCGCTGGAGTAGGAGCTTCGCCAGCACCTCCCACTGCAGTGGGAGCTCCGCCAGCACATCTCACCGGAGTAGGAGCGCCGCCAGCACATCTTGCAGGCCTTGGAGCTTCGCCAGCACCTCCCACTGGAGTGGTGGTTCCGCCAGCACATCTCGCAGGAGTAGAAGCTTCCCCAGCACCTCCCGCAGGCGTGGGAGCTCCACCAGCACCCCTCATTGGAGTAGGAGCTCCACCAGTGGGAGCACCGCCAGTGGACGCTACAACTATTGCACCACCGGCCGCACTGCCACCTAGCTTGGCTCCATCGTCTGGCAATCCCTTCAAGCGCTCCACGGGTCTAAATAAGCGAGTTAACATTATGGTCGATCCTGCGGCAGGCGCTCCATCGCCCCCGGCACCTGCTGCAATGGCTCCAGTGGCACCATTAGCAGCAATTCCGCCACCAGCTGAGCAGCTCTTTGGTCTGCCAGCAGAGGCTCATGGAGATAGTTTCAACTTATTGGCGGCGCCACCTGTTGAGGCTTCACTTGTAGCTCCACTAAGTGCAGCTATTCCTGCACCCATTCCTGTACCTACCGCATCGCTGTATGCACCACCGGCTGTTCCACAGGCATTTACGCACTTGGAGCCGGACAACCAGGAGGTTTTGTCCGCGCCGAATGACGAGCGGGCCCAGTACTTGCAGACCAGTCACCTGTCCGAGCAACTGGGCGAAGGCGAAGCTGATCAGGATGCAGGCCTGCTGCCACCACCGGGACTGTCTCGTTTGGTTTTGGGCCAACCGGAATTGGattcgcagcagcagcgccaggTCACGGGAGCCACAGAGCAGCCACCACTTAATGTGGCCCAGGCAGCAGCTCTACACATGCAAGAGCGTCGTGCAGATGGCGAGGACACCTCTGACGGCGAGCAGCAAGTACGTAATATACAAACGCCACCACGTCGCGTCGTAACCGGCGTGGAGACCAACGCCCCATCGTTGAGAGAACAGCGGGAAGTGGTGCTGGATGGCGAGAATCTGGAGGATCGCGAAGCTATACCGCCACCAACTTTGGCTGAACAGCCAACCACTTCAGTACATCACAATATTCTACCCGATGAGCCGGAGCAGCTGCATCACAACAATCCGCCCCAGGCGATGACTCCGCTTAATCCGCAGCAaccacatcagcagcagccactgctgcagcagcaacaccagcaacatgCAACCACTCAGCAGGAGAAGAAACGTACGGCGGTCGGACGCCGAACCACAGCCTCGCTGGATCTGGAGTCCGATGAGTCTGACGAGTTTTTGCAGAGCGAAAGGGAACGCGATCGGGAGCGTGAGCGCAGGGACCTAATGGAGGAGAGGCAAGGTCGTGGACGCAGCCATGGTCACTACCCCTACGAAGGCGAAACGGAGGATTCTGTGCGTGGCGCTACCCACCACGAGACGAAATCCCTGAGGGAAACACATCACAAACGCAACCACGAATCGACGCGCTCTCGCCGCCATCAGGATTCCAAGGTGGAACGCGAAAGGGAACGGGATAGGGAGCGTGATCGCACATGGCGCCGACGATCCAACAAGTATCACAGTGGTGGCGAGGATCCGGATCGTTCGTATGATCATTCGCGTCGttacaacaacagcaattaCGATGGTGAGTCCGATAATCCGGAGTATAGTCACCTGGGCGATGCCGAGCTGGACGGCAGCGGTGGTCGGAGCAGTAAAACCAGTCGCCATCGACGCAGTGCCGCCGAGGAGGATTTCGATGATTACGAACGGGATCGCAATCGATCCCGTCGCTCAACCAAACCACAATCGTCCGCTGAAAAGTCACGCTCCTCTGGCGGACGACGGAATTACGAGAATACGGGTCGTGGTGCCCGTACCGATGATGGTCGCCGACGTTATCAGGACCAGCGTAATCCTGGTGCTCAGTATCCCGTATCAGCCACTGGCTATGTTCCCTACGGAATGTACGAGCAAATGTCGCGGAATCCACAAGTCTACGCTGATATGTATGCGAAGTTCTATGGCCAAATGATCAACTCGATGAACGCTGCTGTTACGGCGGCTGCCTCGAAGGGCGGTGTTCCCGCTGGAGCTGGAGTCATACCCGGTTTGGTGCCCGGAACGGTGCCCGTGAGTTCCGCCCAGTTGGTGGCCGCCACCAGTGGAGGAAGTGTCAGCGGAAGCAGTGATGCCGCCATGCTCAGGGAACGAGAAAG GTATACACACGCATACATAACCCAAGCCAATGAATTCCATCGTCACCAATACAAAGAGCTGATCtaccagcaacaacaacaacaacaactgcagcagcaacaacaacaacagcagcagaggGAGGATCAACTGAACTCCAGCTTTAGCGTTGCCGAGGATAATGCCAGTTATTACGGATCCCGCGGAGGTTCCATCTATAACCAATACCAATCATATCCACTCTCCAGTGCCCGATCGCTGAGTAACTTGAACGGCGATGGACGCAACTCCCGATGCGGACCGCATTACGCTGGTTCCGAATGCGGTCTCGATATCAG AGCTGCTGCCGAGGCGGCACCTTCGACTTATGGAGGCGTGGCTGGAACCGCTGGAACGGTGACCAATAACGCGGTGGCTCGTCCGCCGCGCAGACGCACTCCCTTGCAGTTCAATCGACCGCATTTGGTGGCCTCGTATGCGATGAGTCTGCTGCTGAAGGTGAAGCCCAAGTACGCGGGACGCGGACGACTGCGCAACGATGTGGAGGTGGCGCCACCGCGCATACGGGACGGAACGAGCAGCCTGCTGCGCATGTATCCGGGTCCGTTGCAGGGTCGCAAGTTGCACAAGGACAAGATCATCAGCTTCTGCAAGGAGCAGATCCGACTGGGACCCACAAAGGGTTGCACCGCACTCTATGCCACGCAGAAGAAGCCCCAAGGCAGTGTGTCAAAATACCGTGCCTCCCATGCGCTCATGTGGCATCTGCTTATACTGTTGTTGCGCCAAAATGGG TACATTGCGGACACGGATGTGGGCGATCTGCTGCTGGAGAACCAGCAAGAGTATCCATACGATCCCAGCGAGTTCGAACCAGAGAACGAGCCAGACGTAGACGCCGAACAGGATGTCGCTGCACCAGCGGACAAGGCAGGAGATTCGGATATGGATAGCGAATCGGCAGCAGGAGTTACGCCTGCAGAACCACTTGCAGCGGGTACCGCAACGAGCTCATCCAATGGCGCTGATGCTGCGAACGCAGCGCAGACAGGACAGACGCCTCTGTCGGAACAGGCTGCAACGGATAAGTTCCGCAGCTATGTGTTGCGCGGAAATGTCGAGGAGGCTCTCCAGTGGGCCGCCGATAACAACCTGTGGACGCATGCATTCTTTTTGGCCCTCTACGAGGATCGCTATGCTCTCACAGATGTTGCCCAGAAGTTCCTCAATCGAGCGATCAAGGCGAACGATCCATTGCAGACACTCTACCAAATGAAGAGCTGCCACACGCCGGCGTGCGTCAGCCAGCTGCGGGATGAACAGTGGGGCGACTGGCGGTCGCATCTCTCCATTCTGGTGACGAACAAGAGTCGCCAGCCGGAGTATGATCGCAGTTCGGTGGTGGCCCTCGGCGATACGCTGTTCCAGCGCGGTGATATTTATGCGGCACACTTTTGCTATCTGGTGGCTCAGGAGGAGTTCGGGCGATACGACAGCTCTGCCACCGAGCTCACTACTCTGACCGCCAATGTGCCCAG GCTTATCCTGCTGGGCTCCTCGCATTACAAGCACTTCAATGAGTTTGCCAGCAACGAGGCCATCATCATGACCGAGATCTATGAGTATGCTCGATCGCTGTTCGATCCGAAGTTTAGCATTGCCCACTTCCAACACTACAAGTTCCTGCTGGCCACAAGGATCCTTGATTATGGCCAGCATTTCCGCTGCACCAATTATTTGGAACAAATCGCCAGGCACATTGAACTGAAGCCAGAAAGCTACGACAGCGATTTCATTCAGCGG gtTTGTGGTTTGGCCGAACGTCTGCGCTATCATGATCCCATTCTTATCAATCGTGTCTCTTTTGCGAGTCCTCCGAATGCCACCAGCAAGGATAGTGCTGCTCCCGAAGAAAAAGCCTGGTTGCGCCAGCTGAGATCTCTGGCCAATGTG CAGCCCCAACAGGAGCAAgtgcaacagctgcagcagaaTCAGCAAATCCAGCAGGAGCAAAACGACATCGATCAGCAGTTTGCAGAGGTGAATAAGCAATTCAGGGAGCTAAACATGCAATACGAGAGCCACAGCAACATAGAGAATACGCTGCAATCGCAGTTGCAACCGGTGGATCAACAGgcgccacagcagcagcaagtttTATCGGAAGCGCACCAacagccaccgccaccacaaCAATATTATGAGCCACCACCTCAAGCGCCAACTGAAACGGATCCCTATGGACAGGGCCAACCGTCCTACTATGATCCCAATGCGGGGCAGCATCAATACGATCCCAATGCGGGCCAGCTTCATTACGATCCAAATGCTGCACATCATCAATACGACCAGCAACCTCAAGCGCAACCTACTCCCAGTTATGGCCAAATAGAGCCAGGAACTGAGGCCTACCACCCTGGACAGACAACAGCAGATCCAGCTGCGGCTGCCTCTGGCTACGGATACGATTACTGGTCGGGCACACAGCAGCCACCATATGGCGATGAG ctgcagcagcagcaacagcatcagcaacaatACCTGCTGTCCCTAATCAATTACTAA